AGttaaaaattttgttcagtAGATTTTGTCTGTAGATATTAAAATCACAATTACTTTTTGTACGTAATCTTTACATGTTCAGTGCAGTCTTTACATTCAGTTTGACAGCAGTAATTGTATGTGTAAATAAATTAGAACGACACAAATTTCTTCCAGATTTCCATAAAACAGTAAATAATTGGCGAACTGTTATATTCAACAGCTTTCAGATAGATTGACATatacaaaatgaataattaGCTTACTTTTTTCGACAGAATAAGTCGGATAACAAGCAAAAAATGATTCTTGTTATAGCAGACCTGTGTTAAAGAATAGGCGATACGCGCAAAGTGGTACCCTTGAAGCCGCTAGTTTTGAAAGGCATCATGGGTGTCGAACACTGGTGCGGGGAACTGTAAACGGGCTTATAAGAGTAACTATTTTCttggttatcccacaatgcattgcagttGCAATTATTTAAAACCCTACAGAAGCACTTCAAAGaaattcatttttgttgttgtatgcatATTGCATTACATTGTTCAGTTATTCAGTTCACAATGCTGAATATTTTGGGGCGTTGTTTCATTCAGTGACGAATGTGTTGACCAGGGTAGCATCAGCCACAAATATAATAAAGTTCTCACCCTGGTGTGAAATGTAATTTGTGTAGATTGGTATGAGGACGATACTCTGAAGCGAAAGTGCTGTCAATAATTTCAACTGTATTTGATTATTTGATATAGAAGTGTTCTCAGACTGTTGGGCTGAGTGACTGTTAACATTTGCTGGTTCATTTGCTCAGAATCACACTTTTGTTAGTAGTTATAAACAAAAGATTAATGTTTTAGAAATATTACTCAGTCAAAAGTTTGGATATCTGGTTAAGAAATTGACATAACACGTTTTTTACATCCCAGGACAAAAACATCAGTGACTGCAGGATTTCAGAAATATCATCTCTCATTGCAATGTTGAATGGCTTCTGTTATGACAGTCCGCTTGTTACTGTTGACACTTTTGGACATGTGATCACCAACCTACTTGTAGTGTGGATTGGTAACTGTGCTCCGTGGATTATGCCTCTCATGGATACCTACATGTACAGTCTCAGGCATAAATGTACCACTgtaacatccatacagactttCCACAAGGATGTTGTTCACAATCATTTGCCTAAATCTCAGCGTCTGGTTGATAATAAATCAAGTAATGTGTATCAGCAATGACATTTGATTTCACTATCGAACAAATAGTCATGTCAAAGGTTGTTTGTTGGGACAAGACCTAGAGTAAGGTTCTAATGATTGGGCAAGCCACCCAAGGTCTGTTATTGAGCAGACTTAcattacatatacatgtatgtgtgaaaGTTGTGGTATTACATGTATGAAAAGAATATAGGGCAGTGCATACGGTAAAGATCTGTCAGAGTTAATCATTTTCATATGCTAGTTTTTGACATATTCTATACGGTAAAATACCATCACACAAAATGGAATGTCAAGATAGAAAAAATTATGCATTACAAATCTTGATAAAGATTTGTTTATATAGAACATTAGAATAGAATACATGAAAAGCCCTGGCATGTTTACCTGCAATTCAAGGCTTACTGATGCAGGACAATCAGTTTTTAAATCCAACAAAAATAAGAGCCACACATAGTGAGAGTTACTAGGTGTAATGAAAGTGGCTTTTGCTTTACATCATACACTATGTGTGCTTTGTTCGCAGATAAACCTCCGTCTGATTCTGGTGTCTGGTAAAACGAAAGATTTCCTATTTTCAACCAATGACTCAGCAGGTGATATAGCATCACATGTATATGAAAATTGGCCACCAGGTGAGTACAAGACTTGTATGGAGATTTGTAAGCAGTGATGTTTACAACTTGCAAAGTTTCGTAAAAGAATGGACTCATGATTACAGGTATCTGGTCGGGGAAGTTTTTGTCACCCTGATAGCTCCAGCTTTGTTTCCAAATGACAAGGCCAATCATGCTGAAAatctgacaaatatttcaccCTATGATAacgcaaagctaaaaaccattCATACTGCTTGAAAAATAATTCTAGAATTCATCTAAAGAAACAAAGGCTTTGAAAGGTTGTCTTTGATTGAAGCAAATCCAAATCTTGGGTGGCCTTTGAGGGCTCAAACTTACGATGTACTGTATTCATAGGATTCATATAAGGTGAACAACTTCCCATAAACCAGATCACACAATTTTCTgctatatttttttatattttctgcaatttttatttcctggtcaacagaatatttttttatgatGGACCAAACCTTAATGGGAGTAGTTTGTTGAAGCAAGTCTTTCACACATCCACaagggaaaaataaattgtttagcCAAtggtcatttttttgaaaacactCAAAATCTGTCATCCatttatcatttgcatattttgcaaATGTGTTAGTCTACACTACActtacactacactacactacactacactacacagaAAGACTGTCTGAAGTCATGTGTTGCTAAATAATGAAGTGTTGTCATGTGACAATGcatgattcaggcagaaaatcTTGAACATAAGCCAGGCTTCTCATTTTGCATATCGCTATCTGTTTATCCCAAGGTTATTGCATAAAGAACTCTTGgactttaaattttgaaatgtagGAGATATTAATAACATAGCTTGTCATAAGGAGAAGTTGTCGGGTGCCAGGCCTAGCCCTAGCAACATCGAAACATTGCCATATGTAGTTATTGTTATACTGATTGATGTGACATACCTTACAAGACTAAATTTGCCAGATGACATTAACATGGAAAGCTGAAAATAACACAAGtacaattaataaaataaagaaaatcatcACAGCCTAAAACATGTCAAAAAAGCAAGACTTTTGTTCAGAGTGTAAATTATTAGGAATTCCTCAGGGTACAATAAACTAACGCACAGCCAATTCAATATCATCATGAAAAACTCAAGTTACCAGAAAGACCAGTGTAACACATTGTTCAGTGACATAAACTATAACACCAAATCTGTAACAGTCTCAAAATTTAATCAAATCTTCACTAGATCAGCCTGTGAACATCATATTTGTTTCACAATCTCTTGGTTCTTCCTGAAGTCAGACCTGTCAATATGAAAGTACAAGTGTACTGGTTTGAATATCTTTGACCGTTACAGCCTAATTTTAATCAAACTTCATGACAAAATTGACACCAATTTGATTTCTGATGTTGCGATCTAATCGGTAAAAGCTGTGTTAAAGAGAGAATTATAATTGGTGACGGCTAAGTGGTCACACTGGCATGCATAACCATCAAAACTTGGGAGAACAGCGCCCCCAGTGGCAAGAGTGTAGAATATCTTGTTTTGTCAACTCAAACATGgctttcacattgttttaatAACTTTAACTGATTTGTGAGAACAGTAATCATGACACAGTTGCAGGCAGTGTGGACCTGTTGGCCAACAGGTACCAGGAAGTGTGATTAATTACACctattgtgtacacacacacatacatgtatgtacaaacatacatacactgcCAAAAAACATGGAAAATTACATACATTTCTGCCAGTTTTTGAAGTGAATTAGTATCATTTTGCTAAAGCATATCTTGCATCACTTACAGAACATTTGCTCATTcatgttatgtttatttttttcaacagaGTGGGAAGAAGATGCAGTGAACTCCCCTCATATCCTTCGCCTTATTTACCAAGGACGCTTTCTACATAGTAATGTTACATTAGGAGGTAAGTTTCTATCATAAAGACTGTTTCTATCATAAAGTCTGTTACCTTTGATTTTTgtgaaagataaaattttatttttacttaagtATCATTCTATGTCAGTGAAAGGTCAGAGCTGTACTTACCCGTACACCTATAAAACAGTACCGTTCTCAGTtgtattttgtgtgtttttaatgttttcatttgtgtgtgtgtgtgtgtgtgtgtgtgtctgtacgAGTGTCAAGTTTCTCTTTTTCACAACAATTTATACCTGTCATAGATGATAAGAAAAACAGCAtctttaaaatatgaaaacaagaaaacaagtCTTGAAACTAGTACCGTAAAAATCCCAATTGAGGCCGCACCTCTAATTGAAGCCACaccctgactttgaaacattgtcttggctcattgtttgcccattttgggtttttgaattgtaccattatagaagccgcaccccttctctgagcccatcatgaaacaatgcatgCTGAAATTAACACCAGCTGGCTTATGTCGCCTCATTGACTTGtgctaatgattgacaggtgtctttcttacagaaaaaatacccaataaaaagttcctttttaacactactaccattgtgcattttgtcattgatagtaacaaaagtacaaacaatgccCCATGTATCGGcacgtttgtgtgtatgtttgaacacggccaaagtttttgtcagtgtggtaaacaccgccatagtcaattacctgatgcaacaattttgaagcaacggtgtttgtgtacaagttaaaatagttgagagattgaaataccatgtttcaaatacgtagttttcattcaatacccaCGTACCCTTACCGATGCCTGACGTACAACACTACCACCTGCATCATATTGACATAATGAACTGCCTATACTGTACTGTGGTTGCTGAATGACCATGGTGGGTGCATATAAGCTTGTACACGTTCCGtttttgatcatgagaaaataaaatttgaccacaaaACAGTTAacaaaaacatgccagtaaagttACCAAAGGTCATTCACTTGCCTTTATTGCACTATCCGAGTATGAGccaccggttcggcaacacaagACAGCTGTAAATCAAGGGGACCCATCTGCCAtgccatggacgcttaatttatgctaattttatgcacgatttttttcaaaaccatttgatcttctatcgctttcaaaatcgacttacacatccaaagaaattgattgtacaatctctgaatacagaagtgacatttttgtgaaatttcagcgtccaaaaaccccttaacttgaaacaaagacatcgaTCATGCATGCTGCTAGCTGGTCAACATGGCCGACcttagtgagactattctatttaggggaCGGGGGTCAGCAGGGTCagagaatcaagaaagtactggccgggagtactggaaaaacgtgtcattttccttacgatgctgtcaagggaactccagtttctcattgttttaacatcttttaatagtttccttattatctaaaaggaattttaccaagtttaacgaccaaatacactctcctaacgtttctatattggagttacactagggtaggggctttttATGCGGGTAATTTATTCACGCAGAATTCATtgatactaatttgcataacaatagcgattgcccctgcaatgcttggtgagcattgagaaaaaaatcgaaacacaggaaatgtacgtaattgaagccgcaccggacttcagtgcgtgatcccaggggtccctcaaaaatgtttctaatacaagccgcggcttcaattaggAATTTTACCGGTACATAAAAGAACTAGAGACCCTCTCTAGGAATTGCAAAACTCATTTTAGAGGGTCAATGGAGagcaaagtacatgtatgtaaagtaAACATAAAGCAGTGAATAATCCATACTTTGTCTCTACTGGTTTTGGTTTGCTCATGCAAAGATGAAATAATAATGTTCATAGTTGGAATGAGATATATATGATATGGAAATCACAAgataacatatacatgtatgttaaacAAATTTCTAATCAAAGACATAAGAGTTATGAAACTAAACAAAAATTTCACTCTAAGCAGTTTTCAAAGATCATTTGAAAATCATGCCATTACCTCCACTTTTGATACATATTGTATTCAGCTTTGATCTGTCTTGAAAAGTCTGTGTATATGTCTCTGAGTATTGTCATGTACATGTGAATAAGTATATTTCCACGCTTCAACAAACTTGTAAACTGCCTCAAGTTGTCTTTTCATTTCTTCATGAATACATAGGTCTGAAATAGGATTTTGTTCGGGCAGTTGCTAGGTGCAAAATATGCTGAAGAGCTAAAACATgataaatgtcaaaaatgaaaaatgtgttgtTGATCAGATTGGATGGTATAATAGGTACTGTACTCCAAGTGGTGTTGGTGTTTGTATATTGCAAGAAGATGACACTAATGCTTGTCCAGAATTTTCCTTTGGAAATTAATCAAGTTTGAAATCGTAGCCACAGAACTTTCCTCCTGCCATGAGTTCTAGCTCATTATAATATTGTCAATTAGCATAAATCATACAGTTTTGTATTAATGAGCATGTGCCTAATGGATGGCCACtgtatttcttgtattttttcttcatgATGAGTACAAAAATGAATTTCAGTTAGATACTTATAAGTTCATAACTTTTTAACATTAATTTCGTGCTATTGTGATGTATTCTATAAGTTGTAAAACATTTTCCCAGCTTAAAGTAGGGTAGACTCTTATCCAGAGGCATTTTCAAAGGTTACTTTTAACACTTGGAGTGTCCATACATGATACTGTAACTTGATTTGATACTCACATGTGATCTGTCGTTATGTTCCATATCTGGGAATTTTGAGTTGTAGACTATAGTATGTCGTGAGTTAGGTGTATTTTACATGTCAAAAGGCATGAGGAAATGTATGCCTTATAAAAGTGATAAGGGTTGTTGGTGTCTCTCAAGACTGCAAGAAATATCCACTGTTGGAAATTCCCTTTGTGCCACCATTAGAATGGTAGGTTCTGCATGAGTCAGCGTCACCAATCATGTGCTGCTAGTGTTTCACTTCCCCATGTCATTGTTGTTAATATTAAAGAACACAAAAAAACCCTGTACAGGCAGACCAGTGCCTGCGGAACATTTACTGTACCATTTCATTCGTGAATTCCACCAAGAATGGAAGGCAGGGTAGCTACTGGTCTCCAATGCCTGATACTTGTCTATGGGATAGGTGTGTTTGGAGCAAGCTTTCACTCACTCCCTGTTACACCATGGAAAGTATACAATCAGAGCTATGTGCGGATTGTCGGTAACTATGACAATGGCATACTGGCAAAGCTGCCAGAGTATATAACACATGTACAATTGATTGAAAACAACATTACACACATCAGTGCTTCAAGTTTTGTCGGACTGAGCCATCTTATAACATTGGACATCGTGCATAATCCAGTGAGACATATTGGAGAGAGATCGTTTGCAGACTTGACTAAGCTTGAGTACCTGGGTCTGAACTGCCACTCTACAACCTCCCATTCGGATAGCAATTATACTACCCCAGTTcttacagaaaatgtcttttatggCTTGGACAAATTGACTGTCTTGAAGTTGGTGATGATTGGCATCGATAGACTCTACAAAAGTTTCTTTACACATGTGAAAAACTTGCGCCACTTGGAGCTGAGAAAAAATCCTATACGGACAATAGAGTCTGATGCCTTTGACTACCTAGAAAAGTTGGAATTACTGGATCTTTCCTATACCTACATCACAGAGCTACATCCACAGACATTTCAGAAGCTATCAAAGTTGAAGACATTGAATATTGCTCCAACAAGACTGCATGTCATTCCGTCGGATGCCTTGGCAAAATTGCACGGTCTGAAAATTCTTGTGATTGGTGgcaatttttcagaaattcacTTTGGGGAATCAATGGAAAACGTGACATTGGAGGAGGTGACTTTCCAGTTAATTtacacaaaaaatgtaattgagtACATACTAAAAAAAGACAGTGTAATTACAGAAGGTGCCTTTTATCACTTGCGCACAAGATCATTGGTAGTGGATGACAATTACTTTGAATTTACCTCAGTCATGTCAAAAAACCTGACGTACctcttttcaccatttttgacATCACTGTCTTGTTCAGGGGTTGCATCCTTGAGTTTGGCACGCAAGATACACGAAATATCTAATACAATTTCATTTCCTTCAAATCTTACCAAATTGAACTTGTCAAAAAACAGGCTGAAATCAATTAAAGCAAAGGCTTTCAAAAATACAAGAGAATTGCAGGTACTGAACCTAAGCTCAAATGCGTTAAATGAGTTGCACGAGGAAGCATTTTGGGGTTTAGAAAAATTAGAGGTTttggatttgtcaaaaaatctccttGATGTGACATGTGTGGAAGCTTTTCGGGTTTTTACAAATCAAACCTACAGACTAAGAGTTCTCAACATTTCTTGGAACATTTATTTAACAGGCAGATCATATGAAGAAGAGATTGCATTGAAGGGAATATTCATAATACCTACCTTGAGAGAGTTAGCAATGGTATCAATGGATCTCAGATTTGAAGATAAAATAATGTCACATAGCCTTTGCCAAGTCCCTGACTTGTGGGTGCTAAGTCTTAGAGACAACCAGCTGTTCAAATTGGAGTGTctgccaaaattgaaatcacttcGGTCTTTGGACTTGGCCAATAATGTTTTAATCCCACTTATTTCAAACATAAAGCATGTGTTTTCAAAACTTCCCAATCTTGAATACTTAAATCTCTCTGGCCAGAAGTTTGACCTGAGCATTTTGCAAGGCGCATTCTCCATTAGGAAATTAATTCTCAAGAATGGAATATCAACCGAATATGAAAACATTTGGGAGAATTCATTCAATTCAGACTGGAAGGAAATGAATTTGCAGTTCCCTAACCTGACTGAACTGGTTCTTGCACATACAAGAATTTCCTACTTATCTCAGACTTTCATCGATAGTATTCCAAGTGCACAATTGCTGCAACTTAATGATAATGAATTGACCTTCCTAGACATGTCACTGTTcaaaaatcttacaaatttaCATTATCTTGACTTGAGTGGTAATAACATTGTCACAATTAAAGGCAGTTCATGGCATTTACCCAATCTCCACACATTGCTGTTAGCCAGAAATGGATTTACCGACATTCCGGAATCTTTCCTGGATGCAAAGTTTCTGCCATCACTACAGGTCCTTGATTTgcaaaaagtgagtttaaatTGTGACTGTCAGCTAAGGTGGTTTAGAAAGTGGGCCCAGAGGGACCTAGTTGTGAATGTAAAGGAATTTCATCATTACCAGTGTTCAGTGCCCGATGACCACAAACAGTTACCCACATTTGTGAAGGACTTTGACCCTTGGCTGTTGAACTGCGAGTCTCTTCTTCTTGTGTACCTATTAGTAAGCCTTGCTTGTACTGCCTGTGTTCTGGCTGTAGTCCTTGGTCTTTGTGTGTACAAAAGGTGGTATGTTAAGTATGCTTGCTTTATGTTGAAATTAAAGATGTGGAGGTATCATGAGTTAGTTGatatggaagaaagggaaaagtCGTTTGATGCCTTCGTGTCGTACAACAGTGCAGATGAAGATTGGGTGTCTAGAGAGCTACTCACACACTTAGAAGTCGGTGACCCTAAAATTTTTAACATCTGtattgatttcaaaaatttcatacCTGGCAAAACAATCATTGATAACATCATAGACAGCATTCAGGACAGCAGAAAGACTATATTAATATTGACaccaaattttgttaaaagtgaatggtgttactttgaaatgGAAATGGCTCTACTTAGATTATTCGATGAAGGTAGAGATGTTGTGATTCCTGTTTTGCTTGAGCCAATCCCAGACAGAGACTTGACAAGAACTCTGAGAAAACTTTTTGCAAGGAGAATTTATATTAAATGGCCAAGAGAAAACAATGACACAGCAAGAGATCTTTTCTGGGCCAAGTTAAAAGACGCTATCAAAGTTCCTAGTAGAGTTGATCGTAGATACAGAGTCTGAGGCATGTGCAGGGAAAGATTCCATCTTTGGGAATTCAGGATGTAGTTGTTCAATCCCATGGGAAACTAAAGCTATGTCCTCATGAGTCCTGCTTGTTCCTGTGGAGTGGTGAATTCAGCTAACTAGATACGGAAACAATTGCGTCCATACCCAGCAGAAGTGTTGGCAAAGTGATTGTAAATGGAACAGATTATCTACGAGCTGCACTGCTCCACTTCTTAACTTGACCTGTCTAAAGAGAACTGCACAATAATTCCCTGTTGCTAAAATAAAGGATTGCTTACAAATTAAAGCTTACTGCTTTACTTCAGAACCCCTGTCCTGCTGTCTAACACAATCTTTCAAAATGTGAATTAGAGTTGGAACGCCTGTAAACTGTATGTGTGAGAGATGAACAACTTCACCACCATAGCAATGTTATACCGGTATACTGTTATACCACAGCTATGACTTTCCTCCATATGTTTCACAAATATATTGCACACAGCAGTTCCATCATTTGATACTGTGGTAATCGTAGATGAACAAATTCCTGTGATTATGTACATAATTGCTGGAGAATTTTCTGAAAAACATTAAAGAGCGTCACAGCACATTTCTGAGCATTGTAAGTCTTCTGAGACTGgctattcaaatatttcatcaactATCACAGCACTAGCATTAGTAatgtgttcatttttgtttaattttctccTAAAAAAAAGGTTCTGTCAAGTCGTAAGAAAACTAAAACTTTTTTTTGAAGGTCATAAGTGTCTTATTTTGTACCTGCTGTCACAATTGCTGATGCAGGCAACTTTCAaccagatacatgtacatttatcaGTCAGTTTAGTTCTTAACATGAACACAGTATTAAGCAAGTGAGGTAGTGAGTCGTCAAATTTCTACGCTCTTCTTTCTTCCTTAGAATGTGATTTTAATGCAGTATACCTGGTATGAATGAGCCAGGAACTGCAGAAAAATTCTTAACGTTCCCATCAGAATATTTGAATTTGTGTGCCAaatgttttaacaaaaatggtcTGTGTTATTAATAATCTATTAATTAGGTACAAGGCCTTTACGGTCAATCATACTCCTACCTGTGTAATAAATATAAAAGGAAATGGTCACTGTTATAGAGCAACATATCGGAAACATGATTACATACAAGAATATAGGCAGATATGACATTGTATAATGGACATTACCAGACAAACGTCATGAACTTTCATCCCTTCCTATGAACATTGCAACTTGCTATAAAATCATGGCACATTTTAATAAGTTTGCTATTTTGAAGTTTTCCTGATGAAGATGTGGATGGTTTCCATATTGCCGCAAAAAGGATAAATAgatacaataaaatgaaattcatcattGGTAACAGAACActataacattttttaaaacataCAAACACTGTGCTAAatgtggacattttgaattacatCCAAAGTTTATGTTAAGTTTGAGCTTAGAGCAACtgtttaaggtggttggaaaggctagagcgtcagttataatttcaacaaaactattaaaatataaaagtagtcaacattctctgtggaataaaaaaaactagacatttgggcacaaaggcattgcagagttatagcctgttaaaacttctgaaaaactgaccaaataagaagaagttggggagtccttagtgtattaactatggtagaggtcccctagcttttaataaaatgtttgaaaagggaaagtcattatttgctgtttttcaggaaagtttgacaaggcggtgctggcattcagagtgagtgactgctattgtaaatgcattttagattctttgagtgtcaaagaggtgtcaaaagtgagattaaccaaaaaaactgctctatgacttcaaaagaggggtgcaaatatggcttgtttgcaacatttttgacagaataacagttttcctacataattgtataccaatttaatccaactttgaaatgagatatggacatggaatttttacagcctattaacaaggttacagataagatttgtacggcacaattttcctgtatttgaagtactttttgaaaaatcacattttgaaatttgaaagaatttttaataattttttgatatataaacccatgtaaaatcataaaaacaaattttattaacaaatcctgccgtacaaatcttacaataaatagtgtcaacatatttataactaatttgataatattaatactatccaattattattaaattcaaatatgtaaaaaatatatgaaaaattaaattttaatatttactggtgtcatatttcaaaatcatggctgcaaatatacaatttttatattctttggagaatatattaactaagggagttatcctgaaaatttgaactaaatatcttgattctaacacttgaaacttgacattaactctgagaaaagaattggtgcaaaaatagcctttccaaccaccttaagtgtCTTGGTTTATGGTCAGTTAATTTACACcagaaaatatggaaatatttaatatatatgaGAATAGATGGCTCCAGTACCTTTTCCATTCTGTAGTACAACATTTTCAAGGTAAATATTTGTGTAAAGGACACCATGCAGCGTTACTATATGGAACAACACTTGTGAGATTTATGGCTTATTTCCTATCCATGTTAactctgttttgtcattactcaGATCAAGGAATTGTGGAACCATGTACATTTATTGTCTCTTTTAGACAGTTTTACTTTACATATTGTACCGTAGATCTTTGGCAAATAAAGTGCAAAATGTTGAGTGATGTCGTGTTAATGTGTTATAGTTTCTAACTGTATGAAATCACTTCTATGTGCTCACTACAGGAAGTTTTTAAGTGTCACatgttttgtttgaaatgtCAGGACACTTCCTTGTGCAATAAAGGGTGAAGTGTGTTAGTGCCGTCACGATGATCAACTTAAAAATGTCATTGTAGGTGTATGCCCATATCATAGTCTCTATTTGtagggggggagggagggagggagggagggagggagggagagagagagagagagagagagagagagagagagagagagagagagagagagagaggagagagagagagagagagagagagagagagagagagactgactgactttcaaaatgttataaaacacaGAAATAGTTACATAAGTATTTGATATCTGTGGATCTCTTGTGAGAcaagaaaattcaatatttgtgaTAACCTACACTGTACAGAAACGACTGACCCTGCATTGTATGAAGCGTAATTTATGTTAACAGCTGTTGTAATAACTTGTATGTAGAGGTGTATGCATTAgtttgttatgttatgttatcaaTGGATTCATCATAATGCCCTctatctttttctgcttttgcACACAGCTTTACAACTACCAACAGGAAAGACGACGGTTATGCATCTGGTACCCAGGGAGAATCTTCCAGAACCCAATTCACAAGGTACTTTCCTACTTTTTcctctgttaaaattccatctGTGATAGCAGgataatttcaattttctcGGTAGAAGGTTTGCAAATGATGAAGAAAGTCATGTTTCTTCTGTATGAAAGGAATAAgatgttattatttatttttacttgtGTTTTTGCTTCAACTGCAAAAAATAATAGCAatccactgtacatgtatatatagcTGTAGTATCTCCCATCCCCCTGGAAATCACACACGCTCCATTTACCTTTATTGTACATGGTGCTAAATGTTGAAGTCATTATTTCTCACCTGTAATATCTTCACTTAACCACAAAGAAGACTGTGGGAAATAGCATTCAATTTTTACATTAAAACACATGACTTAAATACAatgatga
This DNA window, taken from Ptychodera flava strain L36383 chromosome 4, AS_Pfla_20210202, whole genome shotgun sequence, encodes the following:
- the LOC139130775 gene encoding ubiquitin-like protein 3, with amino-acid sequence MTNKLTMTGGSIPSDKINLRLILVSGKTKDFLFSTNDSAGDIASHVYENWPPEWEEDAVNSPHILRLIYQGRFLHSNVTLGALQLPTGKTTVMHLVPRENLPEPNSQGQTKRGKTEESNCCIIL